In Candidatus Kaistella beijingensis, a genomic segment contains:
- the purB gene encoding adenylosuccinate lyase, translating to MDSYKNPLEERYSSEEMLYNFSPNNKFRNWRKLWIALAEIEKDLGLEITDEQISQLKENAENIDYDKAEKYEKKFRHDVMAHVHTYGDAAPLAKGIIHLGATSAFVGDNTDLIQIRDGLLLIRKQLVNVIKNLSDFALKYKDLPTLGFTHYQPAQLTTVGKRATLWLQSLILDFEELEFFLETLRFRGVKGTTGTAASFLELFNGDYSKVKHLDKELSKRFGFDKVFGVSGQTYDRKIDAKVVSLLSNIAQSAHKFTNDLRLLQNLKEIEEPFEKNQIGSSAMAYKRNPMRSERIGALAKFVISLSTSSAMVASTQWFERTLDDSANKRLTIPQAFLAVDAILLIWNNIMNGIVVYENRIQKHIMEELPFMATEYIIMEEVKAGGDRQEIHETIRVHSMEASKKVKIEGKENDLIERIMNDSSLKMDKSKITEVLDPKNFIGFAPIQTEEFIENEVQPILKKYSDLIGLEADLKV from the coding sequence ATGGATTCCTACAAAAACCCACTTGAAGAACGCTATTCAAGTGAGGAAATGCTCTATAATTTCTCGCCCAACAACAAGTTCAGAAACTGGCGGAAACTATGGATCGCACTCGCCGAAATCGAGAAAGATTTAGGTCTCGAAATCACCGACGAGCAAATTTCCCAACTCAAAGAAAACGCTGAAAACATCGATTACGACAAAGCAGAGAAATATGAAAAAAAGTTCCGACACGACGTGATGGCGCATGTTCACACCTATGGTGACGCTGCACCTTTGGCGAAAGGAATTATTCATTTGGGAGCAACTTCCGCATTTGTGGGTGATAATACCGATTTAATACAAATTCGTGACGGACTTTTACTCATCAGAAAACAATTGGTGAATGTCATTAAAAACCTCTCCGATTTTGCCCTAAAATACAAAGATTTACCGACGCTTGGTTTTACACATTATCAACCTGCACAATTAACGACCGTCGGGAAACGCGCGACTTTATGGCTTCAATCCTTAATTCTTGATTTTGAAGAACTGGAATTTTTCCTTGAAACTTTAAGATTTCGTGGCGTAAAAGGAACAACTGGAACTGCGGCGAGTTTCTTGGAATTGTTCAACGGCGATTATTCCAAAGTAAAACATTTGGACAAGGAACTGTCGAAACGTTTTGGTTTTGATAAGGTTTTCGGGGTTTCCGGACAAACTTACGACCGAAAAATTGATGCAAAAGTGGTTTCACTACTATCGAATATTGCACAATCTGCACATAAATTCACGAACGATTTACGTCTCTTACAGAATTTAAAGGAAATCGAGGAACCTTTTGAAAAAAATCAAATTGGTTCTTCTGCAATGGCTTATAAGAGAAATCCGATGCGTTCCGAAAGAATTGGTGCACTCGCAAAGTTTGTGATTTCGCTTTCCACAAGCTCTGCAATGGTCGCTTCAACACAGTGGTTTGAGAGAACTTTAGATGATTCTGCAAACAAAAGATTGACGATTCCACAAGCGTTTTTGGCAGTTGACGCCATTCTTTTGATTTGGAATAATATTATGAATGGAATTGTGGTTTACGAAAATCGAATCCAAAAACATATTATGGAAGAACTTCCTTTCATGGCGACAGAATATATCATTATGGAAGAAGTAAAAGCAGGAGGTGACCGACAGGAAATCCACGAAACCATCCGAGTTCATTCCATGGAAGCTTCGAAAAAAGTGAAAATAGAAGGAAAGGAAAACGATTTGATTGAAAGAATTATGAACGATTCTTCCCTCAAAATGGACAAATCAAAAATCACAGAAGTTCTAGATCCGAAAAACTTTATCGGTTTTGCACCCATTCAGACCGAGGAGTTTATTGAGAATGAAGTTCAACCGATTTTGAAAAAATATTCCGACCTAATTGGTTTAGAAGCCGACCTTAAAGTATAA
- a CDS encoding SDR family oxidoreductase — translation MYFKNKTVLITGGASGIGKIMARKSLERGCKNLIIWDIDELGSQKTKDEFSKIGGEIFIFKVDISNVDEIRINAQKVRTDIGKVDILINNAGIVVGKYFHEHTHEQIQKSMQINANAAMHLTLEFLAEMMKENSGAVCNIASSAGLISNPKMSVYAASKWSVVGWSDSLRLEMEQLGKNISLTTIMPFYINTGMFDGVKSKLLPILEPEKTSEKIITAIESKRKMLAMPLPYWFIRFSQGILPLPAFDWVMKNIFGIYDTMNEFKGRN, via the coding sequence ATGTATTTCAAAAATAAAACGGTACTCATCACAGGCGGCGCTTCAGGAATCGGTAAAATCATGGCGAGAAAATCCTTGGAAAGAGGATGCAAGAATTTGATTATTTGGGATATAGATGAACTTGGTTCTCAAAAAACAAAAGATGAATTTTCCAAAATTGGTGGTGAAATTTTTATTTTTAAAGTCGATATTTCCAATGTTGACGAAATCCGTATTAATGCACAAAAAGTCCGGACTGACATCGGAAAAGTAGATATTTTAATTAATAATGCCGGAATTGTGGTCGGAAAATATTTTCACGAGCACACGCATGAACAAATCCAAAAAAGTATGCAGATCAATGCAAATGCAGCGATGCACCTCACTTTAGAATTTCTTGCAGAAATGATGAAGGAAAATTCTGGCGCAGTCTGCAATATTGCTTCTTCTGCGGGATTAATTTCCAATCCGAAGATGTCGGTTTACGCCGCCTCAAAATGGTCGGTTGTTGGTTGGAGCGACAGTTTGCGCCTGGAAATGGAGCAACTTGGAAAAAATATTTCGCTGACAACGATTATGCCTTTCTATATTAATACAGGAATGTTCGACGGCGTGAAATCGAAACTTCTTCCCATTTTAGAACCTGAAAAAACTTCAGAAAAAATCATTACAGCGATTGAATCAAAAAGAAAAATGTTGGCAATGCCGCTTCCTTATTGGTTCATCCGGTTTTCGCAAGGGATTTTGCCGCTTCCTGCATTTGATTGGGTGATGAAAAATATTTTCGGAATTTACGATACGATGAACGAATTCAAAGGACGAAACTGA
- a CDS encoding phosphoribosylformylglycinamidine synthase: MKKRIFVEKKGIFDVESPKVFNEIKNIVPEIQNVKIYNIYDVFNLDEKEFNQVVFNTFVDPVTDILHHENPARNLYFSTEFLPGQYDQRADSAQQCISLLTEIEDSTVRSGKLVELFGVSDNDLEKIKNHLINKVESQEKDLSKLEIPAEETPDKVIVHDGFKDFSKQELEKFYHNHGFAFGLDDLEFIQNYFKSENRNPTETELKVLDTYWSDHCRHTTFETELTDIQFNGHFEETLEKIFNDYLEKRKFLGREAKSISLMDLATVSARYFHKTGKLQNLVVSDEINACTIEIEAEFDGKKEQWYLLFKNETHNHPTEIEPFGGASTCLGGAIRDPLSGRAFVYQAMRLSGAANVLEPISETLPGKLPQRTITKQAANGYSSYGNQIGLATTLVNEIYHEGYKAKRMEVGFVVGAVKKDWVKREKPQNGDIVILLGGATGRDGVGGATGSSKEQDETSIHTLSTEVQKGNAVEERKIQRLFRNPEVTTLIKKSNDFGAGGVSVAIGEIADSLEINLDILPLKYEGLNGTELAISESQERMAVVIEAKDKEKFINFCEKENIKAVEVAKVTDSGRMQMFWQGNKIVDLSRQFLDTNGCTKKQHAEVSHLQPVESQNIIFNEENFLKVLSEKNAASQKGLAEMFDASVGCTTVAMPFGGKCQLTEMEGSVQTLPILDAENIETVSLASWGFDADISSQNSMIGAANAVVESVAKIVAMGGNYKNIRLSFQEYFEKLGNNPEKWGKPLASLLGAYDAQMNLELAAIGGKDSMSGTFQDINVPPTLISFACANGEKKNIISPEFKKAGNKLYLFHHIPQENGLPNYEKLKEIFEFIHENIQSKKIVSVKTIKEGGIAVAVAKMSFGNHLGAEISVDEILLLNKNSGSLIIESSEDLENDVLQLIGEVKNDNKLKFNNLEFNISNLIEVWKRTFEELFPTKEKKKMVVEIDEKLNSIQPRTIEIIKHGIAKPKVFAPIFPGTNCEYETQNAFRKEGAEVSSLPLINLNHQLLNESLDAWISEINQSQILVFSGGFSSGDEPDGSAKFIVNVLKNEKMRNAVHQLLERDGMILGICNGFQALVKSGLLPYGEIRDLDADSPTLAHNAIGRHISQMVDVKVVNEDSPWLKGMKNQVFTIPISHGEGRFMSSENGIKELYENGQIATQYIDFDGNIAHGMPFNPNNSLFGIEGITSKSGKIFGRMGHPERFADGLMKNIPTASYHNIFKNGVEYFQ, encoded by the coding sequence ATGAAAAAAAGAATTTTCGTAGAAAAAAAAGGAATTTTCGATGTAGAAAGTCCAAAAGTTTTTAATGAGATAAAAAATATCGTTCCCGAAATTCAAAACGTAAAAATCTACAATATTTACGATGTTTTCAATTTGGATGAAAAAGAGTTTAATCAAGTGGTTTTCAACACGTTTGTGGATCCTGTCACGGACATCCTTCATCATGAAAATCCAGCCAGAAATCTTTATTTTTCAACTGAATTTCTTCCCGGACAATACGATCAAAGAGCAGATTCTGCGCAACAATGTATTTCGTTATTAACTGAAATCGAAGATTCTACTGTTCGAAGTGGGAAGCTCGTAGAACTTTTCGGAGTTTCTGATAATGATTTAGAAAAAATCAAAAACCATTTAATCAACAAAGTAGAATCCCAAGAAAAAGATTTGTCTAAACTCGAAATTCCTGCGGAAGAAACTCCCGATAAAGTGATTGTTCATGATGGTTTCAAAGACTTTTCAAAACAGGAATTAGAAAAATTTTACCATAATCACGGTTTCGCGTTTGGTTTGGATGATTTGGAATTTATTCAAAACTATTTCAAATCTGAAAATAGAAATCCTACCGAAACTGAATTAAAAGTTCTCGACACTTATTGGAGCGACCATTGCAGACATACGACTTTTGAAACGGAATTAACTGATATTCAGTTTAATGGACATTTCGAAGAAACTTTAGAGAAAATCTTCAACGATTATTTAGAAAAGAGAAAATTTCTTGGTCGTGAAGCAAAATCAATTTCGTTGATGGATTTGGCAACCGTTTCGGCAAGATATTTCCACAAAACCGGCAAACTTCAAAACCTCGTCGTCTCCGATGAAATCAATGCATGCACTATTGAAATTGAAGCAGAATTTGATGGTAAAAAAGAACAGTGGTATTTGTTATTCAAAAACGAAACCCACAATCACCCGACAGAAATTGAGCCTTTTGGCGGTGCTTCCACTTGTTTGGGTGGCGCGATTCGTGATCCGCTTTCGGGAAGAGCGTTTGTTTATCAGGCGATGCGACTTTCCGGTGCAGCCAATGTTCTGGAACCGATTTCTGAAACTTTACCGGGAAAACTTCCGCAACGAACCATTACCAAACAAGCAGCAAATGGTTATTCGTCCTACGGAAATCAGATTGGTTTGGCGACAACATTAGTTAATGAAATTTACCACGAAGGTTATAAGGCAAAGCGAATGGAAGTCGGTTTCGTTGTAGGAGCCGTGAAAAAAGATTGGGTAAAACGTGAAAAACCACAAAACGGTGACATTGTTATTTTACTTGGTGGAGCAACGGGAAGAGACGGAGTTGGAGGAGCGACAGGAAGTTCAAAAGAACAGGACGAAACCTCGATTCACACACTTTCTACAGAAGTGCAGAAAGGAAATGCGGTGGAAGAAAGAAAAATCCAGCGACTTTTTAGAAATCCGGAAGTCACGACTTTAATAAAAAAATCAAACGATTTTGGAGCAGGTGGAGTTTCCGTTGCAATTGGAGAAATCGCTGATTCACTGGAAATTAACCTCGATATTTTACCTTTAAAGTATGAAGGGTTAAATGGAACCGAACTCGCTATTTCTGAATCTCAGGAAAGAATGGCGGTTGTAATCGAAGCAAAAGACAAAGAAAAGTTCATCAATTTTTGTGAAAAAGAAAACATAAAGGCAGTTGAAGTTGCTAAAGTTACCGATTCCGGAAGGATGCAGATGTTTTGGCAGGGAAATAAAATTGTGGATTTAAGTCGACAATTTCTTGATACCAATGGTTGTACAAAAAAACAGCATGCCGAAGTTTCACACTTGCAACCTGTTGAAAGTCAAAATATAATCTTCAATGAAGAAAACTTTTTGAAGGTACTTTCTGAAAAAAACGCTGCTTCTCAAAAAGGTTTGGCTGAAATGTTTGACGCTTCAGTTGGTTGTACAACCGTTGCAATGCCTTTTGGCGGGAAATGTCAGTTGACTGAAATGGAAGGAAGTGTTCAGACTTTACCTATTCTAGATGCAGAAAACATCGAAACCGTTTCTCTAGCAAGTTGGGGTTTTGATGCGGATATTTCTTCACAAAATTCGATGATTGGCGCAGCAAATGCCGTTGTGGAAAGCGTTGCCAAAATTGTCGCAATGGGTGGAAACTACAAAAACATCCGTTTGAGTTTTCAGGAATATTTTGAAAAATTAGGCAATAACCCTGAAAAATGGGGAAAACCGTTGGCTTCGCTTCTTGGTGCGTATGATGCACAAATGAATTTGGAACTCGCCGCAATTGGCGGAAAAGATTCCATGAGCGGGACTTTTCAGGATATTAATGTTCCGCCGACATTGATTTCGTTTGCATGTGCAAATGGCGAAAAGAAAAACATTATCTCACCTGAATTTAAAAAAGCGGGAAACAAACTTTATCTTTTCCATCACATTCCACAAGAAAATGGGTTGCCGAATTATGAGAAATTAAAAGAAATTTTCGAATTTATTCACGAGAATATTCAGAGCAAAAAAATTGTTTCTGTGAAAACGATCAAAGAAGGTGGAATTGCTGTTGCCGTTGCAAAAATGAGTTTTGGAAATCATTTAGGAGCAGAAATCTCTGTTGATGAAATCTTACTTTTAAATAAAAATAGTGGAAGTTTAATCATTGAATCTTCGGAAGATTTAGAAAACGATGTGCTTCAATTAATAGGTGAGGTAAAAAATGATAATAAATTAAAATTTAATAATTTAGAGTTTAATATATCAAATTTAATTGAAGTTTGGAAAAGAACTTTTGAAGAACTTTTCCCAACAAAAGAAAAGAAAAAGATGGTTGTAGAAATCGACGAAAAATTGAATTCAATCCAACCAAGAACGATTGAAATTATCAAACACGGAATTGCAAAACCAAAAGTTTTCGCCCCAATTTTCCCAGGAACAAATTGCGAATATGAAACCCAAAACGCTTTCCGAAAAGAAGGAGCGGAAGTTTCAAGTTTACCTCTGATAAATCTCAATCATCAATTATTAAATGAAAGTTTGGATGCTTGGATTTCCGAAATCAATCAGTCGCAAATCCTTGTTTTTTCTGGCGGATTTTCTTCTGGAGACGAACCGGATGGTTCCGCAAAATTCATCGTGAATGTGTTGAAAAACGAAAAAATGAGAAATGCCGTTCATCAACTTTTAGAAAGGGACGGAATGATTCTCGGAATTTGCAACGGGTTTCAGGCACTCGTGAAATCAGGACTTTTACCTTACGGAGAGATTCGGGATTTGGATGCGGATTCGCCAACTTTAGCTCACAATGCAATTGGGCGACATATTTCGCAAATGGTTGATGTGAAAGTTGTTAATGAAGATTCACCGTGGTTGAAAGGAATGAAAAACCAAGTTTTCACCATTCCAATTTCTCATGGAGAAGGAAGATTTATGTCGTCGGAAAATGGGATTAAAGAATTGTATGAAAACGGACAAATCGCAACGCAATACATTGATTTTGATGGAAATATTGCACATGGAATGCCTTTTAATCCAAATAATTCACTTTTCGGAATTGAGGGAATCACGTCAAAATCGGGAAAAATTTTTGGAAGAATGGGACATCCTGAAAGATTTGCAGATGGCTTGATGAAAAATATTCCAACTGCAAGTTACCATAACATTTTTAAAAATGGTGTCGAATATTTTCAGTAG